The following proteins come from a genomic window of Nocardioides albertanoniae:
- a CDS encoding DEAD/DEAH box helicase, with translation MVSTDADSAVSTPPAPEAAGGESGVEAQQGPTFDSLGLSAGVLDAVKALGYETPSAIQAATIPSLLEGHDVVGLAQTGTGKTAAFALPVLSNLDVYQNAPQALVLAPTRELALQVCEAFERYATNLDGVRILPVYGGQGYGPQLTALRRGVHVVVGTPGRIMDHLEKGTLDLSQLRFLVLDEADEMLNMGFAEDVETILADTPEDKQVALFSATMPSQIRRLSKKYLRDAKEISVKAKTQTASNITQRYLMVSYPQKVDALTRILEVENFEGMIVFTRTKSETESLAEKLRARGFAATAINGDIAQAQREKTVNQLKDGSLDILVATDVAARGLDVERISHVVNYDLPTDVEAYVHRIGRTGRAGRTGDAISFVTPRERWLLRAIEKHTKASPKQMNLPSVDEVNATRLSRFDDGITAALQEGEKIEFFRDVVRHYVEEHDIPEVDVAAALAAVLHGEEPLLLEPEPEKPAYDDRRGRRDRDDRGSGARRETGTSRHTGQPLATYKIQVGKRHRVEPRQIVGAIANEGGLRRADFGNISIRNDFSLVELPADLAPETWKALESTRISGKLIELSEDSGGPVRRSGGRFDKSGPRHGGRGDSNDRPRKPRQKRKFD, from the coding sequence ATGGTGAGCACCGACGCTGATTCTGCCGTATCCACCCCTCCCGCGCCCGAGGCGGCCGGCGGCGAGTCCGGCGTGGAGGCGCAGCAGGGTCCGACCTTCGACTCACTCGGTCTCTCCGCCGGTGTGCTCGACGCCGTCAAGGCGCTCGGCTACGAGACGCCGTCGGCGATCCAGGCCGCGACGATCCCCTCGCTGCTCGAGGGTCACGACGTCGTCGGCCTCGCGCAGACCGGCACCGGCAAGACCGCCGCGTTCGCGCTGCCGGTGCTCTCCAACCTCGACGTCTACCAGAACGCTCCGCAGGCGCTGGTGCTCGCGCCGACGCGTGAGCTGGCGCTGCAGGTGTGCGAGGCGTTCGAGCGCTACGCGACCAACCTCGACGGCGTACGCATCCTGCCGGTCTACGGCGGCCAGGGCTACGGCCCGCAGCTGACCGCGCTGCGCCGCGGCGTGCACGTCGTCGTCGGCACCCCCGGCCGGATCATGGACCACCTCGAGAAGGGCACGCTGGATCTCTCCCAGCTGCGCTTCCTGGTGCTCGACGAGGCCGACGAGATGCTCAACATGGGGTTCGCGGAGGACGTCGAGACGATCCTCGCCGACACTCCTGAGGACAAGCAGGTCGCGCTCTTCTCGGCGACCATGCCCTCCCAGATCCGCCGGCTCTCGAAGAAGTACCTGCGCGACGCCAAGGAGATCTCGGTCAAGGCGAAGACCCAGACCGCCTCCAACATCACCCAGCGCTACCTGATGGTGTCCTACCCCCAGAAGGTCGACGCGCTCACCCGCATCCTCGAGGTCGAGAACTTCGAGGGCATGATCGTCTTCACCCGCACCAAGTCGGAGACCGAGTCGCTCGCCGAGAAGCTGCGTGCGCGGGGCTTCGCGGCCACCGCGATCAACGGTGACATCGCTCAGGCCCAGCGCGAGAAGACCGTCAACCAGCTCAAGGACGGGTCGCTCGACATCCTGGTCGCCACCGACGTCGCGGCTCGCGGTCTCGACGTCGAGCGGATCTCCCACGTCGTCAACTACGACCTGCCGACCGACGTCGAGGCCTACGTGCACCGCATCGGTCGTACGGGTCGCGCCGGCCGCACCGGCGACGCGATCTCGTTCGTCACCCCGCGCGAGCGCTGGCTGCTGCGCGCGATCGAGAAGCACACCAAGGCATCGCCGAAGCAGATGAACCTGCCGTCGGTCGACGAGGTCAACGCGACCCGCCTCTCGCGCTTCGACGACGGCATCACCGCCGCTCTCCAGGAGGGCGAGAAGATCGAGTTCTTCCGCGACGTGGTGCGCCACTACGTCGAGGAGCACGACATCCCCGAGGTCGACGTCGCTGCCGCTCTGGCCGCGGTGCTCCACGGCGAGGAGCCGCTGCTCCTCGAGCCCGAGCCCGAGAAGCCCGCCTACGACGACCGTCGTGGACGTCGCGACCGCGACGACCGTGGCTCGGGGGCGCGCCGGGAGACCGGTACGTCGCGCCACACCGGGCAGCCGCTCGCGACGTACAAGATCCAGGTGGGCAAGCGTCACCGCGTGGAGCCGCGCCAGATCGTCGGCGCCATCGCCAACGAGGGCGGCCTGCGTCGCGCCGACTTCGGCAACATCTCCATCCGCAACGACTTCTCGCTCGTCGAGCTCCCCGCCGACCTCGCCCCCGAGACCTGGAAGGCCCTGGAGTCGACCCGCATCTCCGGCAAGCTCATCGAGCTCTCCGAGGACTCCGGCGGTCCCGTACGCCGCTCCGGCGGTCGCTTCGACAAGAGCGGCCCCCGCCACGGTGGTCGCGGCGACTCCAACGACCGGCCCCGCAAGCCGCGCCAGAAGCGCAAGTTCGACTGA
- the glmS gene encoding glutamine--fructose-6-phosphate transaminase (isomerizing): MCGIVGYVGPQQAVGLLTEGLARLEHRGYDSSGVAVLGSRLQVVKKAGRVRDLVDALPKRFAGKVGIGHTRWATHGPASDANAHPHVSADGRVAVVHNGIVDNAASLRERLTEAGVELASDTDTEVFAHLVAASTADTLEAKVVDVLAQIEGTWGLAVVHADFPDRMVVARNGSPLIVGVGDGEMYVASDLAAVVRHTTTVAHLDDGELATVTATGFTTFRQDLTTTTTTAREVDVDPSAFEYGELADEPRMFTEILEQPSSVERALRGRLDERFGTAHLGGLNLDPRELRAIRRVKILGCGSAYYVGQMGAGLIEELARVPADAEAASEFRYRNPIIEPDTLYVVVSQSGETIDTLLAVQEIKRKGGRVLGVVNVVGSAIARAVDGGIYLHAGPEIAVASTKALTNMYVAFSLLALQLGRVRDLSIADGKRLIAGLQALPAQIEEVLKSESHLEEIAARLAEAESMFFIGRVRGYPVAREGAQKLKEISYRHAEAYQTSELKHGPLALISAEVPTVAIVPQDELTDRNVAALHEIDARRGPLVVVTHPDVDLGELDALRVDVPKNEVELDPILMTIPLQLIAFHAAKALGHDVDKPRNLAKSVTVE, encoded by the coding sequence ATGTGCGGAATCGTCGGATACGTCGGCCCCCAGCAGGCGGTCGGCCTGCTCACCGAGGGCCTGGCGCGGCTGGAGCACCGCGGCTATGACTCGTCGGGCGTCGCGGTGCTGGGCAGCAGGCTGCAGGTGGTGAAGAAGGCCGGCCGCGTACGCGATCTGGTCGATGCCCTGCCGAAGCGGTTCGCCGGCAAGGTCGGCATCGGCCACACCCGGTGGGCGACCCACGGCCCGGCCAGCGACGCCAACGCCCACCCGCACGTCTCCGCCGACGGTCGCGTGGCCGTCGTGCACAACGGCATCGTCGACAATGCCGCATCGTTGCGCGAGCGGCTCACCGAGGCGGGTGTCGAGCTCGCCAGCGACACCGACACCGAGGTCTTCGCCCACCTCGTCGCGGCCTCGACGGCCGACACCCTCGAGGCCAAGGTCGTCGACGTGCTGGCCCAGATCGAGGGCACCTGGGGTCTCGCGGTCGTGCACGCCGACTTCCCCGACCGCATGGTCGTGGCCCGCAACGGCTCACCGCTGATCGTCGGCGTGGGTGACGGCGAGATGTACGTCGCCTCCGACCTGGCCGCGGTCGTACGCCACACGACCACCGTCGCCCACCTCGACGACGGCGAGCTGGCCACCGTCACCGCCACCGGCTTCACGACGTTCCGCCAGGACCTGACCACGACCACGACGACGGCCCGCGAGGTCGACGTCGACCCGTCGGCCTTCGAATACGGCGAGCTCGCCGACGAGCCGCGGATGTTCACCGAGATCCTGGAGCAGCCGTCGTCTGTCGAGCGGGCGCTGCGCGGGCGGCTCGACGAGCGGTTCGGCACGGCGCATCTCGGCGGTCTCAACCTGGATCCGCGCGAGCTGCGGGCGATCCGCCGGGTGAAGATCCTCGGCTGCGGGTCGGCCTACTACGTCGGCCAGATGGGTGCCGGCCTGATCGAGGAGCTCGCCCGCGTCCCCGCCGACGCCGAGGCCGCCTCCGAGTTCCGCTACCGCAACCCGATCATCGAGCCCGACACCCTCTACGTCGTCGTCTCCCAGTCCGGCGAGACCATCGACACGCTGCTCGCCGTGCAGGAGATCAAGCGCAAGGGTGGCCGGGTGCTCGGCGTCGTCAACGTCGTCGGCTCGGCGATCGCGCGGGCGGTCGACGGCGGCATCTACCTCCACGCCGGCCCGGAGATCGCGGTGGCCTCGACCAAGGCGCTCACCAACATGTACGTCGCGTTCTCGCTGCTCGCGCTCCAGCTCGGCCGCGTACGCGACCTCTCGATCGCCGACGGCAAGCGGCTCATCGCGGGCCTGCAGGCGCTGCCGGCCCAGATCGAGGAGGTGCTCAAGAGCGAGTCGCATCTCGAGGAGATCGCAGCGCGCCTGGCCGAGGCGGAGTCGATGTTCTTCATCGGGCGCGTACGCGGCTACCCGGTCGCCCGCGAGGGCGCCCAGAAGCTGAAGGAGATCTCCTACCGGCACGCCGAGGCCTACCAGACCTCCGAGCTCAAGCACGGTCCGCTCGCGCTGATCTCGGCGGAGGTGCCGACGGTAGCGATCGTGCCGCAGGACGAGCTCACCGACCGCAACGTCGCAGCGCTGCACGAGATCGACGCCCGCCGCGGGCCTCTGGTCGTGGTCACCCACCCCGACGTCGACCTCGGCGAGCTCGACGCGCTGCGCGTCGACGTACCGAAGAACGAGGTCGAGCTCGACCCCATCCTGATGACGATCCCGCTCCAGCTGATCGCCTTCCATGCGGCCAAGGCGCTCGGTCACGACGTCGACAAGCCCCGCAACCTCGCAAAATCGGTCACGGTCGAGTAG
- a CDS encoding MMPL family transporter, protein MTIQTTPRPSPLRRLASFSQRHHWTALLLWVVVLVGVTAAAQGIGDDYRNSFDIPGTQSQEMAELQAKHGGSNGDEVRAVIHDERGWNTDRQAVDDLVADLAALPHVETVEPADPQRGSVSEDGTTALVTVVMDAEPGELPISTYEPFLELADDTSAGDLQVEMAGDSMREVNEGEGGSSEGIGMLAALVVMLFMFGSFLAASLPLITAIFAVGTTFGVVTLLSHVTTIPDYTAPMLMIVGLGVGIDYALLVFSRYRSELLHGATREDAAATAIDTAGRSVLFAGVSVILALCGLYVLQLTSIQGVVLGVALTVAMTMIAAVTLLPSLLTLFGKRLEKSVRRHAARSRREPGRGWRAWARGVQRHPWVALLVSLVALGALATPVLGLQLGFADAGNDDASSTTRKAYDLVSDKFGPGANGPLVVVTEGSQAQAAAAYEKTQAYAGVAAVTPPQPSDDGAVFTSIAFPETGPQDEATTELVKDLREDLGDDVLVGGSTAALIDYSDAVGKKLPLFIGLVVGLSALLLMCVFRSVAVAIKAAVLNLISIGASMGAMTYVFQEGLLGVEPGPIEAFLPVMTFAIVFGLSMDYEVFLISRMREEWLRSGDAQEAVREGLANTGGVITAAGAIMVVVFGAFWFSPDRMLQEMGFVMAVAVLLDALVVRCLVVPAVMRLLGAGAWWLPGWLDRALPRLQNIEGNPR, encoded by the coding sequence ATGACCATCCAGACCACCCCGAGACCCAGCCCGCTGCGGCGGCTGGCGTCCTTCTCGCAACGCCATCACTGGACCGCCCTGCTGTTGTGGGTGGTCGTCCTGGTGGGTGTGACGGCGGCCGCGCAAGGCATCGGCGACGACTACCGCAACTCCTTCGACATCCCGGGCACCCAGTCGCAGGAGATGGCCGAGCTGCAGGCGAAGCACGGCGGATCGAACGGTGACGAGGTGCGCGCGGTCATCCATGACGAGCGCGGTTGGAACACCGACCGGCAAGCCGTCGACGACCTGGTCGCCGACCTCGCCGCGCTCCCGCACGTCGAGACCGTCGAGCCCGCCGACCCGCAGCGAGGCTCGGTGAGCGAGGACGGCACGACCGCACTGGTCACCGTCGTGATGGATGCCGAGCCGGGCGAGCTGCCGATCAGCACCTACGAGCCGTTCCTCGAGCTGGCCGACGACACCTCGGCCGGCGACCTCCAGGTCGAGATGGCGGGCGACTCGATGCGCGAAGTCAACGAGGGCGAGGGCGGCAGCTCGGAAGGGATCGGGATGCTGGCGGCCCTCGTGGTCATGCTGTTCATGTTCGGCTCGTTCCTGGCCGCGAGCCTGCCGCTGATCACTGCGATCTTCGCGGTCGGCACGACCTTCGGCGTGGTCACGCTGCTCTCCCACGTGACCACGATCCCCGACTACACCGCGCCGATGCTGATGATCGTCGGGCTCGGCGTGGGCATCGACTACGCGCTGCTGGTCTTCTCCCGCTACCGCAGCGAGCTGCTCCACGGCGCCACCCGTGAGGACGCCGCCGCGACCGCCATCGACACCGCCGGCCGCTCCGTGCTCTTCGCCGGCGTCAGCGTGATCCTGGCGCTCTGTGGCCTCTACGTGCTGCAGCTGACCTCGATCCAGGGCGTCGTGCTCGGCGTCGCGCTCACCGTTGCGATGACGATGATCGCCGCGGTCACCCTGCTCCCGTCACTGCTCACGCTCTTCGGCAAGCGCCTGGAGAAGTCCGTACGCCGCCACGCGGCCCGGTCCCGTCGCGAGCCCGGCCGCGGCTGGCGGGCGTGGGCGCGTGGGGTGCAGCGGCACCCGTGGGTGGCGCTGCTCGTCTCCCTGGTCGCCCTCGGAGCCCTCGCGACTCCCGTGCTCGGCCTCCAGCTCGGCTTCGCCGACGCCGGCAACGATGACGCCTCCTCGACGACGCGCAAGGCATACGACCTGGTCAGCGACAAGTTCGGGCCCGGCGCCAACGGCCCGCTCGTGGTCGTGACCGAGGGCTCGCAGGCGCAGGCCGCCGCGGCGTACGAGAAGACCCAGGCGTACGCCGGTGTGGCCGCCGTGACGCCGCCGCAGCCGTCGGACGACGGCGCGGTGTTCACCTCGATCGCCTTCCCGGAGACGGGCCCGCAGGACGAGGCGACCACCGAGCTGGTCAAGGATCTGCGCGAAGACCTCGGCGACGACGTGCTCGTCGGCGGCTCCACCGCGGCGCTGATCGACTACTCCGACGCGGTCGGCAAGAAGCTGCCGCTCTTCATCGGTCTCGTGGTCGGTCTCTCCGCGCTGCTGCTGATGTGCGTCTTCCGCTCGGTCGCGGTGGCGATCAAGGCGGCCGTGCTCAACCTGATCTCGATCGGCGCCTCGATGGGCGCGATGACGTACGTCTTCCAGGAGGGGCTGCTCGGTGTCGAGCCGGGGCCGATCGAGGCCTTCCTGCCGGTGATGACGTTCGCGATCGTCTTCGGGCTCTCGATGGACTACGAGGTCTTCCTGATCTCGCGGATGCGCGAGGAGTGGCTGCGCAGCGGCGACGCGCAGGAGGCCGTGCGCGAGGGCCTGGCGAACACCGGCGGTGTCATCACCGCGGCCGGCGCGATCATGGTGGTGGTCTTCGGCGCCTTCTGGTTCAGCCCCGACCGGATGCTGCAGGAGATGGGCTTCGTGATGGCGGTGGCGGTGCTGCTCGACGCCCTCGTCGTACGTTGCCTGGTGGTCCCGGCGGTGATGCGGCTCCTCGGCGCGGGTGCCTGGTGGCTTCCCGGCTGGCTCGATCGAGCCCTGCCTCGGCTGCAGAACATCGAAGGCAACCCGAGGTAA
- a CDS encoding GNAT family N-acetyltransferase → MGVTTLELWVLQDNARAIAFYERSGWRTSADLKSQVDSRRIERRLERILTVGT, encoded by the coding sequence GTGGGCGTCACCACGCTCGAACTCTGGGTGCTTCAGGACAACGCCCGGGCGATCGCGTTCTATGAGCGGTCGGGGTGGCGTACGTCTGCTGATCTGAAGTCGCAGGTCGATTCCCGCCGCATCGAGCGGCGGCTTGAACGGATCTTGACTGTCGGCACGTGA
- a CDS encoding MOSC domain-containing protein, giving the protein MHLAGINVHPVKSTAIRPVEAAYVGRTGIVGDREWMVVDGRDKLVTARELRSLFEIVAETPATGGPTGVDLTLSGPGADPLEVTAPDEDAPTVGVRFFRKQLTARAVGETADSWLRKVLGRDDLRLMWCAEPTRRAMNPDKFRPGEHAAFHDSSPVSLISDASVGQVDAWADDDVPAGRFRANLLVEGVPEPFAEDGWQEVAIGGARFRVAERIDRCVMTTIDAETLESGKDPLRTLARHRRWDGKVWAAVHLAVVHPGEIAVGDEVIAS; this is encoded by the coding sequence ATGCACCTGGCAGGGATCAACGTCCATCCGGTGAAGTCGACGGCGATCAGGCCGGTCGAGGCGGCGTACGTCGGCCGCACCGGGATCGTGGGCGACCGCGAGTGGATGGTGGTCGACGGCAGGGACAAGCTGGTCACGGCTCGAGAGCTGCGGTCGCTGTTCGAGATCGTGGCGGAGACCCCGGCGACCGGTGGCCCGACGGGCGTGGACCTGACGCTGAGCGGCCCGGGGGCGGACCCGCTGGAGGTGACGGCGCCCGACGAGGACGCGCCGACCGTCGGCGTACGTTTCTTCCGGAAGCAGCTCACGGCGCGGGCTGTCGGCGAGACGGCCGACAGCTGGCTGCGGAAGGTGCTCGGCCGCGACGACCTGCGACTGATGTGGTGTGCCGAGCCGACGAGGCGGGCGATGAACCCGGACAAGTTCCGGCCCGGGGAGCACGCCGCCTTCCACGACTCCTCGCCGGTGTCGCTCATCTCGGATGCGTCGGTCGGCCAGGTCGATGCCTGGGCCGACGACGACGTCCCGGCCGGACGGTTTCGCGCCAATCTGCTCGTCGAGGGCGTCCCCGAGCCGTTCGCCGAGGACGGCTGGCAGGAGGTTGCGATCGGCGGCGCCAGGTTCCGTGTCGCCGAGCGGATCGACCGCTGCGTGATGACCACCATCGACGCCGAGACCCTGGAGTCGGGCAAGGACCCGCTGCGTACGCTCGCCCGGCACCGCCGCTGGGACGGCAAGGTGTGGGCAGCGGTGCACCTCGCCGTCGTCCACCCCGGAGAGATCGCCGTCGGCGACGAGGTCATCGCCTCCTGA
- the hisD gene encoding histidinol dehydrogenase — MHMNPEDKQLIPGPFHVIKEPPGPDAPAQRDPKVAATVSEMLSTIESGGLDAVRKYAEQLDGFTGADLEVGKAEFAAAARDLPADLREALDAGADRSRRFAQMQRDRLVDFEEEILPGLVCGQRQVPVGAVGAYLPAGRFPLLASAFMTVGVAKVAGVPNIVSCTPPSNAGAAHPAVLYAARASGAERVFQVGGVQALAAMAFGLFDGIPPADMIVGAGNAYVAEAKRQLYGRVGIDVLAGPSEVAVIADDTATTTMVAADLLGQAEHGPTSPASLVTTSRRLAEELPAEIDRQLAGLSTRSVAEPAWRDYGSIYLAEDRETAVAIMDLLAPEHLEVLTDDLDWYLQNLTNYGSLFLGEWSTVAYADKGMSGTNHVLPTGRNARFTGGLSVAGFLKTLTYQRSTKEATEAQARPVVTVSNFEQLDGHRDSAQLRLDLLDD, encoded by the coding sequence ATGCATATGAACCCCGAAGACAAGCAGCTCATCCCCGGGCCCTTCCACGTCATCAAGGAGCCCCCCGGCCCTGACGCCCCCGCGCAGCGCGACCCGAAGGTCGCCGCGACGGTCTCGGAGATGCTGTCCACCATCGAGTCCGGCGGCCTGGACGCCGTCCGCAAGTACGCCGAGCAGCTCGACGGATTCACCGGCGCCGACCTCGAGGTCGGGAAGGCCGAGTTCGCCGCCGCGGCGCGCGACCTGCCGGCCGACCTGCGCGAGGCGCTCGACGCCGGGGCCGACCGGAGCCGGCGCTTCGCACAGATGCAGCGCGACCGGCTCGTCGACTTCGAGGAGGAGATCCTCCCCGGTCTGGTCTGCGGCCAGCGCCAGGTCCCGGTCGGCGCGGTCGGCGCCTACCTGCCGGCAGGCCGCTTCCCGCTGCTCGCCAGCGCCTTCATGACCGTGGGCGTCGCCAAGGTCGCCGGCGTCCCGAACATCGTCAGCTGCACGCCCCCGAGCAACGCCGGCGCCGCGCACCCGGCGGTCCTCTACGCCGCCCGCGCCTCGGGCGCCGAGCGCGTCTTCCAGGTCGGTGGCGTCCAGGCGCTCGCCGCCATGGCCTTCGGTCTCTTCGACGGCATCCCGCCGGCCGACATGATCGTCGGCGCAGGTAACGCCTACGTTGCCGAGGCCAAGCGCCAGCTCTACGGCCGCGTCGGCATCGACGTGCTCGCAGGTCCGTCCGAGGTCGCCGTCATCGCCGACGACACCGCGACGACCACGATGGTCGCCGCCGACCTGCTGGGCCAGGCCGAGCACGGCCCCACGTCGCCGGCCTCCCTGGTCACCACCTCCCGGCGCCTCGCCGAGGAGCTCCCGGCCGAGATCGACCGCCAGCTGGCCGGGCTCTCGACCCGCAGCGTCGCCGAGCCCGCGTGGCGCGACTACGGCTCGATCTACCTCGCCGAGGACCGCGAGACCGCCGTCGCGATCATGGACCTGCTCGCGCCCGAGCACCTCGAGGTGCTCACCGACGATCTCGACTGGTACCTGCAGAACCTCACGAACTACGGCTCGTTGTTCCTCGGTGAGTGGTCGACCGTCGCCTACGCCGACAAGGGCATGTCCGGCACGAACCACGTGCTCCCCACGGGCCGCAACGCCCGTTTCACCGGTGGCCTCTCCGTGGCCGGCTTCCTCAAGACGCTCACCTACCAGCGCTCCACGAAGGAGGCCACCGAAGCCCAGGCCCGTCCCGTCGTCACCGTCTCGAACTTCGAGCAGCTCGACGGGCACCGCGACAGCGCCCAGCTCCGGCTGGACCTGCTCGACGACTGA
- a CDS encoding permease prefix domain 1-containing protein, whose translation MSAVDVYLADLRAAIPGPSWTRRDLLREAGGHLEDATEAYATAGYSTMEAETLALRDFGSVDEVAPGFRDTVAIGAARRTAILLVLVMIPQTVLWDGRIDLGASAGAAAPDGGLFHVLDTLIGYVGTAGTIGAVIALVATAIGQRWLPIGARTARLTAAWSLATALAIPVIGFTMLTLTGGLTVMLAMSAIAFMAIPFALVAVSAQRTLAAC comes from the coding sequence ATGAGCGCAGTCGACGTCTACCTAGCGGACCTGCGTGCCGCCATCCCCGGCCCCAGCTGGACCCGACGCGATCTGCTGCGCGAGGCCGGCGGCCACCTCGAAGACGCGACCGAGGCGTACGCCACCGCCGGCTACTCGACCATGGAGGCCGAGACCCTCGCACTGCGCGACTTCGGCTCGGTCGACGAGGTCGCCCCCGGCTTCCGGGACACCGTCGCGATCGGTGCTGCGCGGCGTACGGCGATCCTGCTCGTGCTCGTCATGATCCCCCAGACGGTCCTCTGGGACGGACGGATCGACCTCGGCGCCAGCGCCGGCGCGGCGGCACCCGACGGAGGCCTCTTCCACGTGCTCGACACCCTCATCGGTTACGTCGGCACCGCGGGCACCATCGGCGCGGTCATCGCGCTCGTGGCGACCGCGATCGGTCAGCGCTGGCTCCCGATCGGCGCTCGCACCGCTCGCCTGACCGCGGCCTGGTCGCTGGCCACGGCCCTCGCGATCCCGGTGATCGGCTTCACGATGCTCACCCTCACCGGCGGACTCACCGTCATGCTCGCGATGAGCGCGATCGCCTTCATGGCCATCCCGTTCGCCCTGGTCGCCGTCTCGGCCCAGCGCACCCTCGCCGCCTGCTGA
- a CDS encoding PadR family transcriptional regulator: MKADALRGHLDSLILAVVEKQPLHGYAIIEALAARSGGELDLPTGTIYPALRRLEKAGYLDSSWSEVGGRKRRTYELSRAGHKALAAHRQEWKTFATVVSDVLGPA, translated from the coding sequence ATGAAAGCCGACGCCCTCCGTGGCCACCTCGACTCGCTGATCCTGGCCGTCGTCGAGAAGCAGCCCCTTCACGGCTACGCGATCATCGAGGCGCTGGCCGCTCGCAGCGGTGGCGAGCTCGACCTCCCCACCGGCACCATCTACCCCGCCCTGCGCCGCCTCGAGAAGGCCGGCTATCTCGACAGCTCCTGGTCAGAGGTCGGCGGCCGCAAGCGCCGCACCTACGAGCTCTCCCGCGCCGGCCACAAGGCCCTCGCCGCCCACCGCCAGGAGTGGAAGACCTTCGCCACCGTCGTCTCCGACGTGCTCGGCCCTGCCTGA
- a CDS encoding YceI family protein, whose product MGIFSKKDAAPADTEFDAPTAAIEDISGDYTLDPTHTRLGFSARHAMVTTVRGAFKEFDGTATIDTAEPANSKVSLTIKADSVDTGNADRDGHLLSGDFFENETHPNITFASTAVEFDGETWNITGDLTIKGNTNSVTVPFEQTGSAKDPFGNIRVGFEGAVAINRTDWGLSFNAALETGGVLVSEKIKLEFDISAIKVGAEA is encoded by the coding sequence ATGGGCATTTTCAGCAAGAAGGACGCGGCCCCGGCCGACACCGAGTTCGACGCACCCACCGCCGCCATCGAGGACATCTCGGGCGACTACACCCTTGACCCCACCCACACCCGCCTGGGCTTCTCGGCTCGCCACGCGATGGTGACCACGGTGCGTGGCGCGTTCAAGGAGTTCGACGGCACCGCGACGATCGACACCGCCGAGCCGGCCAACTCCAAGGTCTCGCTCACCATCAAGGCCGACTCCGTCGACACCGGCAACGCCGACCGCGACGGTCACCTGCTCTCCGGCGACTTCTTCGAGAACGAGACCCACCCCAACATCACCTTCGCCTCGACCGCGGTCGAGTTCGACGGTGAGACCTGGAACATCACCGGCGACCTGACCATCAAGGGCAACACCAACTCGGTCACCGTCCCGTTCGAGCAGACCGGCTCCGCCAAGGACCCGTTCGGCAACATCCGGGTCGGCTTCGAGGGCGCCGTCGCGATCAACCGCACCGACTGGGGCCTCTCCTTCAACGCCGCTCTCGAGACCGGCGGCGTGCTCGTCTCCGAGAAGATCAAGCTCGAGTTCGACATCTCGGCCATCAAGGTCGGCGCCGAGGCCTGA